The following coding sequences lie in one Notolabrus celidotus isolate fNotCel1 chromosome 6, fNotCel1.pri, whole genome shotgun sequence genomic window:
- the oaz2a gene encoding LOW QUALITY PROTEIN: ornithine decarboxylase antizyme 2a (The sequence of the model RefSeq protein was modified relative to this genomic sequence to represent the inferred CDS: deleted 1 base in 1 codon), with protein sequence MVNSSVEFLLNSNCFSCQKGPKDPCFLEAIMLNTEESSWLAGSRLTCSIPQSPGPLWCSDAPHPLLKIPGGRGTVRDHSLGVLLHKDEKLTVTQGAPGSGNPSLLRFHYQLSERRSAFWDTVLSGDSLYLEIPAGSLAEGSKEGLTALLEFAEEKLKVNYVFLWFHKSREDRLSIIKTFHYMGFEMVKPGNPMVPTRPDLAFMVYSLDNSSSDEE encoded by the exons ATGGTGAACTCGTCTGTGGAGTTTTTGTTGAATAGTAACTGCTTTAGTTGTCAAAAAGGACCTAAAGACCCGTGTTTCCTCGAAGCTATCATGCTGAACACAGAGGAAAG TTCGTGGTTAGCTGGGTCTCGGCTGACCTGCTCCATCCCTCAGTCTCCAGGGCCTCTGTGGTGCTCC GATGCCCCTCACCCACTACTGAAGATCCCGGGTGGGCGAGGGACGGTCAGGGATCACTCTCTCGGCGTGCTACTACATAAG GATGAAAAGTTAACCGTGACACAGGGCGCTCCAGGGAGTGGGAACCCCTCTCTTCTACGCTTCCACTACCAGCTAAGTGAGCGCCGCTCGGCCTTCTGGGACACCGTTCTATCAGGAGACAGCTTATATCTGGAGATCCCTGCTGGTTCGCTCGCGGAGGGAAGCAAAGAAGG GCTAACAGCTCTGCTGGAGTTTGCAGAGGAGAAGCTCAAAGTTAACTACGTGTTCCTGTGGTTccataaaagcagagaggatcGAT TGTCCATCATCAAGACGTTCCACTACATGGGCTTTGAGATGGTGAAGCCAGGCAACCCCATGGTACCCACCCGGCCCGATCTAGCCTTCATGGTTTACTCTCTGGACAACAGCAGCTCAGACGAGGAGTGA